The DNA segment GATTTTAAGATTTGTTTTTCAGGATGAATTTCATTCTTAAATCTATCATTTAAAGATGCTGGAGTGCGGTAACATAACATCGCGTGTACTCTGGCTTTTTGCAAAGGTTGATCTGGTTGATTCAATAAAAACTGCTGAACCACACATTGCGCATGCAACCAATCTGAAGTTTTATAATCGCACGCAATCGGAATGAAATATTCTGCTAAATCAGGATTTATCGCTAACATTTCCCATCCAATCGCCCCGCCCAATGAACCGCCAATTAAAGTATGAAGTTTGGTCATATTCAAAAAATTTAAGCCCGAAAGAAAAACATTTGCAACGTCTTTCGAAGTAAAATCGTGATAGTTTTCGATTAAATTTCCATCGAAACCGTTTCCGGGAATATTAAAACAAACGACCGTATAAATGGCAGTATCAATGATTTTGTTATCACCGATCAAAGAATTCCACCAGCCGTTTTCACCGGTAACAATTGAATTTCCGGTCAAGGCGTGATTAACTAAAATGATTGGTGCAGAATGTAAATCCTGACCAAATAGTTGATACGATAAATCAAT comes from the Chryseobacterium sp. SNU WT5 genome and includes:
- a CDS encoding alpha/beta fold hydrolase, translated to MENSLQHIKLKNHPLVSGKILDIDLSYQLFGQDLHSAPIILVNHALTGNSIVTGENGWWNSLIGDNKIIDTAIYTVVCFNIPGNGFDGNLIENYHDFTSKDVANVFLSGLNFLNMTKLHTLIGGSLGGAIGWEMLAINPDLAEYFIPIACDYKTSDWLHAQCVVQQFLLNQPDQPLQKARVHAMLCYRTPASLNDRFKNEIHPEKQILKSHDWLNYHGEKLNERFSLSAYQLMNHLLMTIHVDDEKLKEIKADIHLIGVDSDLFFPAFEMHRCRDSLMPTKSNTFYHEIKSIHGHDAFLMEYEQLNQILNTIIHEK